In Nostoc sp. CENA543, a single genomic region encodes these proteins:
- a CDS encoding VOC family protein: MQITQSLHTAILVTDLEQAENFYGQVLGLSKINRTLKYPGAWYQVGDYQIHLIVAPDVPTEKPNEKWGRNPHVAFSVADLEAAKQELLNQNYPIQASASGRAAIFVKDPDGNVIEISQG, from the coding sequence ATGCAGATTACCCAAAGTCTCCACACAGCCATTCTTGTAACCGACTTAGAACAGGCGGAAAATTTTTACGGACAGGTTCTAGGTTTATCGAAAATCAACCGTACTCTAAAATATCCTGGTGCGTGGTATCAAGTGGGTGACTATCAAATCCACCTGATAGTTGCGCCGGATGTACCCACGGAAAAGCCCAACGAAAAATGGGGACGTAACCCCCATGTTGCGTTCTCTGTTGCAGACTTGGAAGCAGCCAAACAAGAATTACTCAATCAAAATTATCCCATCCAAGCCAGTGCCTCCGGTCGCGCTGCTATCTTTGTTAAAGATCCCGATGGGAATGTCATTGAAAT
- a CDS encoding B12-binding domain-containing radical SAM protein has product MRVLLVYPIFPKTFWSYEKILALVDRKVLLPPLGLVTVAAILPQEWEFKLVDRNIRPATEEEWAWADIVIFSAMIVQKQDLLEQIQEAKQRGKLVAVGGPYPTSTPHEVQNVGADFLILDEGEITLPMFVEAIQRGETRGTFRTAEKPDVTTTPIPRFDLLEFDAYDMMSVQFSRGCPFQCEFCDIIVLYGRKPRTKTPSQLLAELDYLYELGWRRGVFMVDDNFIGNKRNVKLLLKELKVWMQEHQYPFKFDTEASVDLAQDQELLDLMVESGFSAVFLGIETPDEDSLQLTKKFQNTRNSLTDAVQTIIKAGLRPMAGFIIGFDGEKAGAGDRIVRFAEQAGIPSTTFAMLQALPNTALWHRLKKEGRLRENQESNINQTTLMNFIPTRPLEDIAREYIEAFCALYDPVKYLDRTYRCFMMLGAPRYKTPFKMPEWVVVKALLIVIWRQGIKRETRWKFWHHLFSILKNNPGVAEHYISACAHNEHFLEYRQIVRDQIEKQLSEYLAQGAEKPYVPVEEKAEAMV; this is encoded by the coding sequence ATGCGTGTTCTACTGGTATATCCAATATTTCCCAAGACCTTTTGGTCATATGAGAAAATCCTAGCTTTAGTCGATCGCAAAGTGCTATTACCACCACTAGGTTTAGTCACAGTAGCGGCGATCTTACCTCAAGAATGGGAATTTAAGCTGGTGGATCGCAACATTCGCCCAGCTACCGAGGAAGAATGGGCTTGGGCGGATATCGTGATTTTCTCCGCGATGATTGTTCAAAAACAAGACTTATTAGAGCAAATTCAAGAAGCCAAACAGCGCGGTAAGTTGGTAGCGGTGGGAGGCCCTTATCCCACATCTACACCCCATGAAGTGCAGAATGTGGGTGCAGACTTCCTCATCTTAGATGAAGGGGAAATCACCTTACCCATGTTTGTAGAAGCAATTCAACGGGGCGAAACCAGGGGAACATTCCGCACCGCCGAGAAACCCGACGTAACCACCACACCCATACCCCGCTTTGACTTACTAGAATTTGATGCTTATGACATGATGTCTGTGCAGTTTTCTCGCGGTTGTCCCTTCCAGTGTGAATTCTGCGACATTATTGTGCTGTATGGACGCAAACCCCGCACCAAAACCCCATCCCAACTATTAGCCGAGTTAGATTACCTCTATGAACTAGGTTGGCGGCGTGGCGTGTTTATGGTAGACGATAACTTTATCGGTAACAAACGCAACGTTAAATTGTTGCTGAAAGAGTTGAAAGTCTGGATGCAAGAACATCAATACCCATTCAAATTTGATACTGAGGCTTCCGTAGATTTAGCACAAGACCAAGAACTACTAGATTTAATGGTAGAGTCTGGTTTCTCCGCCGTCTTCTTAGGAATTGAAACCCCAGATGAAGATAGCTTGCAACTCACCAAGAAATTCCAAAACACTCGGAATTCCTTAACTGACGCAGTGCAAACTATTATTAAAGCCGGATTGCGTCCGATGGCTGGGTTTATTATTGGGTTTGACGGCGAAAAAGCTGGTGCAGGCGATCGCATCGTCAGATTTGCCGAACAAGCCGGGATTCCCTCTACTACCTTCGCCATGTTACAAGCACTACCCAACACAGCATTGTGGCATCGCCTGAAAAAAGAAGGCCGATTACGGGAAAATCAAGAAAGTAACATCAACCAAACCACGTTGATGAACTTTATTCCCACCCGTCCCTTAGAGGATATTGCCAGAGAATATATTGAAGCGTTTTGTGCTTTATATGACCCAGTAAAATATTTAGACCGCACCTATCGTTGTTTTATGATGTTAGGCGCGCCCCGTTACAAAACCCCATTCAAAATGCCAGAGTGGGTAGTAGTCAAAGCCTTACTCATCGTCATTTGGCGACAAGGCATTAAACGAGAAACTCGCTGGAAATTCTGGCATCATTTATTTAGCATCCTCAAAAATAACCCAGGAGTTGCCGAACACTACATTTCTGCTTGCGCCCACAACGAACATTTTCTAGAATATCGTCAAATCGTGCGCGACCAAATCGAAAAACAACTATCAGAGTATTTAGCCCAAGGTGCAGAAAAACCCTATGTACCCGTAGAAGAGAAAGCAGAAGCTATGGTTTAA